In Candidatus Methylomirabilota bacterium, a single genomic region encodes these proteins:
- the egtD gene encoding L-histidine N(alpha)-methyltransferase, whose product MDNERYTCIALRNAQDTLADDIRQALTAPRKWLPCKYFYDPAGNALFEQICELPEYYLTRAETAILNSHAAAIIERCPSNLTLVELGSGSSTKSRYLIESCLARQQDLIYYAVDISPTGLENGTRQLLDSYPRLRVVGVAAEFADGLRYLTTHASGPRLVAFLGSTIGNFTEEEIAQFFTMLRCHLRPIDRLLLGVDLIKDPAALEAAYDDAQGVTAQFNLNILARLNRELSANFDLTTFRHRAVWNHERSRIEMNLVSVHDQRVRIADLNLDIDFREGETIHTENCYKYSQPGMESLLTRHEFQVLGCFTDPRDQFCLFLAS is encoded by the coding sequence ATGGACAATGAACGATATACCTGCATTGCGCTAAGGAATGCTCAGGACACGCTGGCCGACGATATTCGGCAGGCGCTGACCGCGCCCAGGAAGTGGCTTCCCTGTAAGTACTTCTACGATCCGGCCGGGAACGCCCTATTCGAGCAGATCTGTGAGCTGCCCGAGTACTACCTGACGCGGGCGGAGACCGCTATTCTCAACAGTCATGCCGCGGCAATCATCGAACGCTGCCCCTCGAACCTCACGCTGGTCGAACTGGGCAGCGGCAGTTCCACGAAGAGCCGATATCTGATCGAGTCATGCCTGGCTCGGCAGCAGGATCTCATCTACTATGCCGTTGACATCTCGCCCACTGGATTAGAGAATGGAACACGGCAGCTATTGGACAGCTACCCGCGTCTGAGGGTTGTGGGGGTGGCGGCCGAATTTGCCGATGGGCTTCGCTATCTTACCACACACGCAAGTGGACCTCGATTGGTCGCGTTTCTGGGATCCACCATCGGCAACTTCACGGAAGAAGAGATCGCTCAATTCTTCACGATGCTCCGTTGCCATCTTCGCCCAATAGATCGGCTCCTGCTCGGCGTTGACCTGATCAAAGACCCTGCTGCCCTTGAAGCGGCCTACGATGATGCCCAGGGCGTGACCGCACAGTTTAATCTCAACATTCTGGCACGACTGAACCGAGAGTTGTCGGCTAATTTCGATTTAACGACATTTCGGCATCGGGCGGTATGGAATCACGAACGCAGCCGAATAGAGATGAACCTGGTCAGCGTGCATGATCAGCGCGTCAGGATCGCCGACCTAAACCTTGACATCGATTTTCGCGAGGGCGAAACGATTCACACAGAAAACTGCTATAAGTACTCCCAGCCGGGGATGGAATCGCTGCTTACGCGTCACGAGTTCCAGGTTCTTGGTTGTTTTACCGATCCTCGGGATCAATTTTGTCTTTTCCTGGCCTCCTGA